The following DNA comes from Vigna radiata var. radiata cultivar VC1973A chromosome 4, Vradiata_ver6, whole genome shotgun sequence.
aaggattaaaagtatatataagttAGAATCTATCTTTTATCCCTCCTATAGTCCCTtcttaatatacttttttagaTTAATAAGCACCCAcctatttttctaaaacttacattttaatttataaaattatgaaatgaatatcaattatccaatctttgtttataattttaatagcTCAATGACTATTATTTAGTGATAGCTATGTCAAGGAATAAAATCTTTActatttagtataaataaaaatgcttTTTTATCAGAAATTGAATCGAGTAATTTGatgtattcttaaaaaatatataataaaggaAGTAATCAATCAAATATCATAGTAATAATTACTTAATAATTACTTCGGCCTGTGACGGCCTTCGTGATCCAAAGAACATtccattttctaatattttcaaactttaaaaactAAAGCATATGCAAACGACTTTCcctttctttaatattttgatattttgtataactttatattatttctttcttactTCAtctaagtttatttaaatacattataaaaGTATATGCAGACGACTTtccattttctaatattttataattttatattatgccttcttactttttttattaaaatggaattaTAGACGGCTCTCCAatgtcaaatattttgaaattttgtataaccttttattatttctttaaaaacttTCATCTgggtttatttaaatataattataaaaaataaatacacaatTATCAGACTCTGTAACTTtggatttttataatttagcaAAATGTCTGAACATGATCTTAGCTTGAAGTTGTTCTGTCCTTTTTAGTTGGACAATTCAatcattcatttattattaCAGCAGAAGAACAGAAATGATTTTGCTTTTTGCATGGAAACAGTtcatggaagaagaaaaaaggtgcATACGTTAAGGAGGGAACAGTTTCAAAACCTGGTTTAACTAGTTATAGTTTAAACTTCAAATTCAAATCTAACGCATTAAAAGGTTACACAGAAAACAATGCTGGGGACCCTTCCTTTATGGCCAACCGTTAtctttgaatttttgaatttcaGTTAGTTTCACCCTTAGAAAGTTCTCCAACAttgctttttctatttttcttcacGACCCTTTTGCTGCGTTCTTCGCTGAACCGTTTTCAGTCTCAACACAAGAAGaaattttgcttctttttttctacAGGACAAGACAAGAACATTCAAATTAAtctgctttttcttttgatcatCACCCTTTTTCCCCTTTTGATTTCTATACCTTTAGTTTGATTTCAATGGAAACTGTATGTCATGCTTTTACATCCTATATAGTATGTCTCAGACTGATCATTAAGTAATTGAAATTTAGAGACCACCTTGACCTTTATGTGCAGGTGTTGAAGAACTTCATCACATATTGTTGAGCTAAGATGGATAAAGCATCCAACTTTGATGAAAATTCTGAGGTGGGTTATCACCCTTCACCTTCCAATACTACTGCTTTTTCCCCAATGAGTCGAGATTCCTTTGCATATTGCCAAACTTGGACAAGCTCAGAGTCTGAGATTGTAGATGACAGTAGCTATGCCAGTGAACCTTCACCTTCTCGGTGGAGGGCCAAGCAAGATGTTCTTTCAAAGCTAGGAATGAAGCTGCGCAGACATTCAATTGATGATAAACTTGGTGACAGTGATCTCTTGGATTCAGGTACGTTTGTACTATGCTATGCTTTTGTAACTTTTTGTGATGTTTCAGATACTTTGAATAGGTATAATAATACAAGTGATTGACGTAATTTTGTCCACTTTAGCTGAGCTTGAACTGATGAAGGAAAGATTTGCAAAGCTTTTGCTGGGAGAAGACATGTCTGGTAGTGGGAAAGGTGTCTGCACTGCAGCTACAATCTCAAACGCCATTACCAATCTCtatggtaatttttttattgtatcaaTTCTCAATAGTGCTACAGCTTgttgaaattaatgttttagtGAGTTTGTAAGTTGGCAGCagcatttttcatatttgtttgtgaAGTTCATTAACCTTGAATGTGTTTTGATCTGGGAATTCTGCAGCAACTGTATTCGGACAAAGTTTGAAGTTGGAACCGCTAAAGCCTGAGAAGAAGGCTATGTGGAAAAGGGAAATGAAGGTTCTCTTATCAGTGTGTGAATACATACAAGAATTTGCTCCAACTGCACAATATTTAGAAGATGGAACAATTGTTGAGGTGAGTTTGCTAAATGATAACCATAACTTCAGTGGAACTTGTTTGGCATCTCtaaatttatataacatattCTTATGTTTTCTTTCAGATGATGAAAAGCAGGCCAAGGTCAGACATCTACATCAACCTCCCTGCACTGCAGAAGCTTGATACAATGCTCATTGTAAGACAAACCTCAATTGCTTCTTGCATAGAACATCTCAGTTTTTGCCAAGACTTCTTGTTGTGACTTGAATTTGAACACAACATTGTTTGCAGGAAATATTAGATACTTTCCACGACACTGAATTTTGGTATGCAGAGAACATACCAGGGAATTCGAATAGATTACGTGGAGCATCAAGTCGAAGAACTGCTCCAAGGAAAGATGAGAAATGGTGGTTGCCAGTTCCTTGTGTTCTTCCTGGTGGCCTCTCTGACATGTCAAAAAAGCATCTGATAGAGAAAAGGGATTGTGCTAATCAAATTCATAAAGCTGCCATGGCAATAAACAGCAATGTTCTTGCAGAAATAGATATCCCGGAAAATTATATAGATAATCTTCCCAAGGTTAGTCCTCATTGGTAATTGTTGAAGATGATGGTATTTTCTGTTTCTGAAAGTTGAGATCTCAGAATGAGTCTTCTTATGAAAGAAAGTTTAGAagagaaataagataaaaataaaactgataTTAGGCAAGTAGAAACTAATTAACCAGATAGTAATTAATCTCCAACCTAGTAGTAAGTAAGTAACCTCTAAACAACTACATCTCTAACAAGTCTGCATCTCTTTTTTTCCAGCTGAAATTCTATTGCCAAGTGATTGAGGATTCAATTAAATGTGACCCCATAAAGCAAATGTCTTggaatttttcatcaaatttcataAGCCTTTTATGGAAGCCAATAATAGCAGCTGAGACATGTAGAAAACGGGATGATATAGTTTCAATTAAGGTACCAATAGCAATCAAATCAGAATTAGATTTACTAATCTCATGCCTATTCCCTTCAAATCAATCATTAAAATTCAATGACTGGATTAAGTTAATGCAGGAGAACAATAGTTTGCATGCTGCCATATATAGTATATGCATTCACATCACTTTTACCAAAATGACTGTTCTCTAATCTTTCTTCTTTCACTCTTTTCAAACATCAATGTCTTCAGAGTGGGAGATCAAGTCTGGGGGACTCAATTTACAATTACATGAACAATGCAGACAAATTCTCACCTGAACAACTTCTTGACTGCCTCAAAATAAGCTCTGAACGTGAAGCACTTGAGTTAGCTGACAGGGTTGAGTCATCAATGTACACGTGGAGACGCAAGGCTTGTCTGAGCCATTCAAAGTCATCATGGAGCAAAGTAAAGGATCTCATTGAAGAGACAGATTCTAAGGACAAAAACTACACCTTAGCTGAGAGAGCTGAGTCCTTATTGCTTTGCCTGAAGCAAAGATATCCTGAACTTTCACAAACTTCTCTGGACACATGCAAGATCCAATACAACCGGGTAAGTTAAGCAAACTGTGAAgttttataatttgtgcagcATTCAGAGATAGCAGAAGACCATGACAGTGTCATTTGTTTCCCTGAAAACaagtttcaaaatttaactCACTTTAATGAAAATTGTCATTCAGTATATTGgaattgttaaagaaaatgagaaagatcATGAAGCAGtactaaatatttcaaatttggGATCATCGACTAAGAATGGTGATTATGTTTTGCAGGATGTAGGGAAAGCAGTACTAGAGAGCTATTCTAGAGTTTTGGAAAGCTTAGCATTCAACATTGTTGCATGGATTGAAGATGTTCTTTATGTAGATAAATCAATGAGGAATCGAGAGGTTTAGAAACTATGCAGATGTTTGTTGTTTTCCATCCAATAATCTTGTGTAAACCATATGCTTACTTAGGATGAAGAAAGACACAAGatgattatatgaaaaaaaatatatattgacttGTATATGTGTATCTGATTGTTAGATGCAACAGAGAGAAGACATTTTTCACACCCTTTAAGCATTTATAGCTAAAGTGagcaaaatatatacaaaacaaaGTGTTGATCAGTGCCCGTATGGAGAAAAATTCCACAATCCTCATGAACAAACAAGAAGGAAGAtgcattttctctctttcattatattatttttgtggaCAAAAGAATGAATATCTATCCATCTTTATTACTTGCTAGCATCAATCATCTGTAGGTAGTTCTATCTTAACTCTGCACTGTACTTTTGATTGGAcattttaccatttattttcttaatattttgttacTTGAGAATATAGATTACTATatagaaataacaaaataattttactatttttctaatcttattttttttccaccCATTATTTTCTCAACAAATCAAAGCACGGcgctaaaataattatttaataaagacTAGGTACTTcgtttcatttttaattaaatatatgtaatcAAGTGTTACTTTTTACCATCTTGTCAAGTTTTGCTCCAAGTGCTACTTCACATCAGTAGTGTACGGCGTGCAGTGTTTAGAGCAGAGTAAATGAGTTATATATACCTTCACAATTGATTCTTGAATAAAACAATAAGTTAAACCTTCTGATCTTTCTGATTTTTGTACTGAGAGATGCTACTTGTTTTTGCCTCGGGCCTCAGTACCCAACATTACCCTCAAGAGTGTTTCCAATGAACTCCCACATCGTCTAAGCAGGACATAACTTTCACCTTTATATACCCACGCCCAGGTGCTAGTGTTGTCCCTTCGGGGACATCCGATAAAATTGGAACGATACAGAGAAGATTAGCATGGCCCCTGCGCAAGGATGACACGCACAAATCGAGAAATGgtccaaatttttttttattttttttcttttgttcatgaATTTACTTGAAAAATTAGATTTACCTATCGTTAAACCACGGAATTATTACCCAGGTGAGTTCTGCAGACTTCCTCACCTACAAGCAATTTCGATAGCCTAGGTTGTAGCTGTTGGGGTTTGGAGGAGTAGAAGGTTCCAACACATTGGGTTAAACATTCTGAATGGTTTTAATTTGACATATCTTCACTTTGCTCCTGTACTGCTTTTGTTGAACCATTCTTGCATTTAGACCCTAAGATTAAGTACTCCTAGTAACAAAACGGAGTGTTTCCTGAAATTCGATGATATTGGCGGTTATTagtattttggtaatctaaTCTGTGATATATTTTACAGGTGTAAATTAAACCAGGTTCTGCTTCTGCTATATATCATATGAGtgttaatatttatgtatagaACACAAACAGGCTTGCATGTGGCTGCTGCTAGATAAATTTCAACTCTAGCTTAGGATGAGTATATTCAATAGATGCGGGGTTGTTGGGAATCAGAAGTTGGATTGGGAGTATGTGGCTCAAATATCAGTGTCAGAATAGAAAGCATATGTATGAGTGTATATCatggtttcaaatatttaacatatagaGGTATGAGTCtatattaattctttcttttcgATTTAACAGGGCACGAGCTTGAAATGAGTGTCACAGAAACATCCAAGAAAACTGGTGCTCACCAAATTGTTAAGTTGGACAAGGCATTGAAATTGGtaagcaattttttttaccCCTCTTGTCATATGTATTTTGTGGCTGTCAAATCGTTTTGTGCAGTATTAATGTTCATTCATTTCACTGGCGACAATGAACATTTTATTAAACGTGTGTGTGACTTGTTAGTAAAGTAGCTTGGTTAAGCCTGGAACTTAATATATACTAGAGTGACTTCCATCTTTCTGAACGATTTGCTCCTCTTGACTTATATCAAAATATTGCTTGTACTTAAACGTCAACCATTCTGATTGGCAGGCCGAGTTATAGGTAAATAATATGAGCAAAGATGCCGATGATCATAGAACAAATGCGGCTTTAGAGGGTAGACCTTCCGGGTCAGTAGTAAATTTATTGCTTATGTTATGATGCACTTGTTTGTTTCTCACGACAGATATTGCTTACGTTATATTATTACACAACTTTATAGGCTTGGTCTAGGTGCAAAAGTTTCACGCCAGTCAAAAATTGTACCTTCCGATGACCCTGTCGAACAGAAGTTGTGTGCCAAATTGACtgctgaaaaaagaaaagcagcCAATATTGCTAAAGAGTCTGCCACAATTGCGAGAGATGATTTAGATAACGATGAAGACAACGAGGACTTAGATAGCAGAACTAATGCGTTTGCTAAGAGGAAGGCAACGGTACCTTTGACCTCTTCTCTATTGCGAAATAAGAAGCAGAAATGAGATTCACTGATGAGTTCTTTTTTGCTGCAAGGCTGTAAAGTATCACATTTTGCATTTGCCTTCTTGCAATTTTGGCTTAAtgcatatttttcttgattGACCTTCTGACAGTTGAGCACATATATTTTTACGTGTAACTAATATTATTGTATGATGAGTCCATAGTGTTCTTGCTTGGTGCATAAAATCTATGGTGTTCATCGATAGATCAGCTTAAGAATCATTCATGGGGCAGATCTGTACGTATTGCGACCGCCATAGTGAATGGGAAATTTTGAGCATAAATTGTTTACACAAAGCTATAGTGACTTGTTCAATGGCGTTTTTCTAGTTACACATACTTTTAAGTTAGTGTTACCTTATACCAGTTATCCCAACTATTTGGCTTGTACTCTGACATTCAGAAGAGAACTGACTTTTTCCTACCTCAATTAAAACGCTCAATTTTGCAATTCTTAAACATTTTGGAACACATAAACCGCTAATATATGCGTAAGACTACGGAAGTATCAGTATTCATACCCAATGTACTTTAATGAATTGATAAAACTATACTTGCCATTTTGAGCTAAAGATTTAAGATTTTGTCTAATATATCTAAACCGTGAATTCGgttgatattaataaaatattaaagctAAACCTATCGATTGGggtaaggaaagaaaagaagcaaaagcaAGAACAATAATAATTCACAGACAGCttcctaatttttttgttgtcaCATGTGGTTCATATTCCTGCTCAGTTTCCTTGCAAACCACAAAAAGCTGAGTgtacattattttataagttcGTGAAATCAATAGGTTAAGCAAAAAGCAAATATACAAAAGATgatacaaacaaaattataacacGCCTTCTAATGGGATCAGCAAATCAAACTTTACAAAATCTACAATCAAACACCTTTGACCCTTCAATGGGTTAAGTGAGTCACACCTCAACAAGACTGTTGCTTTGTTTGTCATACTAAACAAGCCTAGATTTTTCACTTTTGCAAGAAGCAACTGCCAGTAGCTCCCCATTTACTTCTTGTTCCTTATTTGAGTATCCTCATTCACAATATATTATGATCCTTATTTGAGTATCCCCATTCacaatatattatgaaataccAAATTAGTCTGGTAGGCTGAAAACAAACAGTACCAAAGTCCCAAGTATGCTTTGAAGAACTCTATAACTCTCCAGTGTTCTTGTTAATCAATTCCTATCCCCTCTTTGCTTCCCTTCCTCTTCACATAGGAATTCCTTTAAACTTTGTATGATCAGAAGACAGCGAGTAATCCTTTACAAATGGAAGTTGCTCTAATTGTCCTTCAACTCAAATTAAATACTTACTGAACTTTCACTCACAAGACTCAAAATTGTGTCTTCCATCAGTTCAGTAAGAATGGCCTCCCCCATTTCAAAACCAATTGTTTCAGCATCAAGTTCAAGGTCCATCCAAGTTCCCCTTCTTGCCATGTCTTTCCTAATAATTTGCTCTAATGTGCGTGGTGGGGGCAAGGGAAGGACATGCCAGCACACTCCTTCCCAGACCTTGAAGGTAAGCCTTTTCATACTTGGAGCTGGCCTCATGCAAGGATTTGCTAATGAAACACAAGGTGAGACCCCAAAATAATGCTGACAAACCTCCGTCAGGACCTCA
Coding sequences within:
- the LOC106758134 gene encoding rop guanine nucleotide exchange factor 3-like isoform X2; translation: MKILSSYASEPSPSRWRAKQDVLSKLGMKLRRHSIDDKLGDSDLLDSAELELMKERFAKLLLGEDMSGSGKGVCTAATISNAITNLYATVFGQSLKLEPLKPEKKAMWKREMKVLLSVCEYIQEFAPTAQYLEDGTIVEMMKSRPRSDIYINLPALQKLDTMLIEILDTFHDTEFWYAENIPGNSNRLRGASSRRTAPRKDEKWWLPVPCVLPGGLSDMSKKHLIEKRDCANQIHKAAMAINSNVLAEIDIPENYIDNLPKLKFYCQVIEDSIKCDPIKQMSWNFSSNFISLLWKPIIAAETCRKRDDIVSIKSGRSSLGDSIYNYMNNADKFSPEQLLDCLKISSEREALELADRVESSMYTWRRKACLSHSKSSWSKVKDLIEETDSKDKNYTLAERAESLLLCLKQRYPELSQTSLDTCKIQYNRDVGKAVLESYSRVLESLAFNIVAWIEDVLYVDKSMRNREV
- the LOC106758134 gene encoding rop guanine nucleotide exchange factor 3-like isoform X1; this translates as MDKASNFDENSEVGYHPSPSNTTAFSPMSRDSFAYCQTWTSSESEIVDDSSYASEPSPSRWRAKQDVLSKLGMKLRRHSIDDKLGDSDLLDSAELELMKERFAKLLLGEDMSGSGKGVCTAATISNAITNLYATVFGQSLKLEPLKPEKKAMWKREMKVLLSVCEYIQEFAPTAQYLEDGTIVEMMKSRPRSDIYINLPALQKLDTMLIEILDTFHDTEFWYAENIPGNSNRLRGASSRRTAPRKDEKWWLPVPCVLPGGLSDMSKKHLIEKRDCANQIHKAAMAINSNVLAEIDIPENYIDNLPKLKFYCQVIEDSIKCDPIKQMSWNFSSNFISLLWKPIIAAETCRKRDDIVSIKSGRSSLGDSIYNYMNNADKFSPEQLLDCLKISSEREALELADRVESSMYTWRRKACLSHSKSSWSKVKDLIEETDSKDKNYTLAERAESLLLCLKQRYPELSQTSLDTCKIQYNRDVGKAVLESYSRVLESLAFNIVAWIEDVLYVDKSMRNREV
- the LOC106758134 gene encoding rop guanine nucleotide exchange factor 3-like isoform X3; translation: MDKASNFDENSEVGYHPSPSNTTAFSPMSRDSFAYCQTWTSSESEIVDDSSYASEPSPSRWRAKQDVLSKLGMKLRRHSIDDKLGDSDLLDSAELELMKERFAKLLLGEDMSGSGKGVCTAATISNAITNLYATVFGQSLKLEPLKPEKKAMWKREMKVLLSVCEYIQEFAPTAQYLEDGTIVEMMKSRPRSDIYINLPALQKLDTMLIEILDTFHDTEFWYAENIPGNSNRLRGASSRRTAPRKDEKWWLPVPCVLPGGLSDMSKKHLIEKRDCANQIHKAAMAINSNVLAEIDIPENYIDNLPKSGRSSLGDSIYNYMNNADKFSPEQLLDCLKISSEREALELADRVESSMYTWRRKACLSHSKSSWSKVKDLIEETDSKDKNYTLAERAESLLLCLKQRYPELSQTSLDTCKIQYNRDVGKAVLESYSRVLESLAFNIVAWIEDVLYVDKSMRNREV